Proteins encoded by one window of Candidatus Krumholzibacteriia bacterium:
- a CDS encoding ABC-2 family transporter protein, with product MARYLHLYLYFLRFSFSKAFEFRVDFWFRVVMDAFYYAVNIGFYRVLYVHTDLLAGWDERQVMVFVGAYLVVDGLNMTVFANNLYWLPIHVNKGDLDYYLVRPVSPLFFLTLREFAANSFVNLLLAAGVLVWALARLPVWPGAGELAVFAFMLVNGTVLYALVHLLMLLPVFWIHSGRGLGSVFFLLTRAMERPDAIFHGWVRRILVTVLPFGLMASFPARAVLDEPTWTIVGHLLAVTVAMFAITLWVWKRALRAYSSASS from the coding sequence CGTTCTCGAAGGCTTTCGAGTTCCGTGTGGACTTCTGGTTCCGCGTGGTCATGGACGCCTTCTACTACGCCGTGAACATCGGCTTCTACCGCGTGCTCTACGTGCACACCGATCTGCTGGCGGGATGGGACGAGCGACAGGTCATGGTCTTCGTGGGCGCCTATCTCGTGGTCGACGGCCTGAACATGACCGTGTTCGCGAACAACCTCTACTGGTTGCCGATCCACGTGAACAAGGGGGATCTGGACTACTATCTCGTGCGGCCGGTCTCGCCGCTCTTCTTCCTGACCCTGCGCGAGTTCGCGGCCAACTCTTTCGTGAACCTGTTGCTGGCCGCGGGAGTGCTGGTGTGGGCTCTGGCGCGGCTGCCGGTGTGGCCCGGGGCCGGCGAACTCGCGGTGTTCGCGTTCATGCTGGTCAACGGAACGGTGCTGTACGCCCTGGTGCACTTGTTGATGCTGTTGCCGGTGTTCTGGATCCATTCGGGCCGGGGGCTGGGGTCGGTGTTCTTTCTGCTGACGCGGGCGATGGAACGGCCCGATGCGATCTTCCACGGTTGGGTCCGGCGGATCCTGGTCACCGTGTTGCCCTTCGGTCTCATGGCCAGCTTCCCGGCCAGGGCGGTGCTCGACGAGCCGACGTGGACGATCGTCGGCCACCTGCTCGCGGTCACCGTCGCGATGTTCGCGATCACCCTCTGGGTGTGGAAGCGAGCCCTCCGCGCCTACAGTTCCGCATCGTCGTGA